Part of the Cellulomonas hominis genome, GACGGCAAGCTCGACCCGGTCATCGGCCGCGACGCCGAGATCCGCCGCGTCATCCAGGTGCTGTCCCGCCGGACCAAGAACAACCCGGTGCTGATCGGCGAGCCCGGCGTCGGCAAGACCGCCGTCGTGGAGGGCCTCGCGCAGCGCATCGTGGCCGGCGACGTGCCGGAGTCCCTGCGCGGCAAGCGCCTGGTCTCCCTGGACCTCGCGGCGATGGTCGCCGGCGCGAAGTACCGCGGCGAGTTCGAGGAGCGGCTCAAGGCCGTCCTGCAGGAGATCACCTCGTCCGAGGGCGAGGTCGTCACCTTCATCGACGAGCTGCACACCGTCGTCGGGGCCGGCGGCTCGGGCACTGAGTCCTCACTGGACGCCGGCAACATGCTCAAGCCCATGCTGGCCCGCGGCGAGCTCCGGCTGGTCGGCGCCACGACGCTGGACGAGTACCGCGAGCGGATCGAGAAGGACCCCGCCCTGGAGCGCCGGTTCCAGCAGGTCTTCGTCGGCGAGCCGTCGGTCGAGGACACCGTCGCGATCCTGCGCGGGCTCAAGGAGCGGTACGAGGCGCACCACAAGGTGACGATCGCCGACGCCGCCCTGGTCGCCGCCGCCGCGCTGTCCGACCGGTACATCACCGGCCGCCAGCTCCCGGACAAGGCCATCGACCTGGTCGACGAGGCCGCGTCCCGGCTGCGGATGGAGCTCGACTCGTCCCCGGTCGAGATCGACGAGCTGCAGCGCGCCGTCACCCGGCTGGAGATGGAGGAGGTCGTGCTGTCCGAGGCCGACGACCCCGCCTCCGCCGAGCGGCTGGAGAAGCTGCGCGCCGACCTGGCCGACCGCCGCGAGGAGCTCGCCGGGCTCACCGCGCGCTGGGAGAAGGAGAAGGCCGGGCACAACCTGGTCGGCGACCTCAAGGCGCGCCTGGACGAGCTGCGCTCGGCGGCGGACCGGCTGCTGCGCGAGGGCGACCTCGCGGGCGCCGCGCGCCTGCAGTACGGCGAGATCCCGGCCGTGGAGAAGGAGATCGCGGAGGCCGAGGCCAGCGAGCGCGCGGCGGACGCCGCGGTCGCCGCCGACACCCCGATGATCGCCGACAAGGTCGGCCCGGACGAGATCGCCGAGGTCGTGGCGATGTGGACCGGCATCCCCGCCGGGCGGCTGCTCGAGGGGGAGACCGCGAAGCTCCTGCGCATGGAGGAGGTCATCGGCCAGCGCCTGATCGGCCAGCGGGCCGCCGTCGCCGCCGTGTCGGACGCCGTGCGCCGCTCGCGGGCGGGCATCGCCGACCCCGACCGGCCGACCGGGTCGTTCCTGTTCCTCGGCCCGACCGGCGTCGGCAAGACCGAGCTCGCCAAGGCGCTCGCGGACTTCCTGTTCGACGACGAGCGCGCCATGGTCCGGATCGACATGTCCGAGTACGCCGAGCGGCACTCCGTCGCGCGCCTCATCGGGGCGCCCCCGGGGTACGTCGGCTACGAGGAGGGCGGCCAGCTCACCGAGGCCGTCCGGCGGCGCCCGTACTCCGTGCTGCTGCTGGACGAGGTGGAGAAGGCGCACCCCGAGGTGTTCGACATCCTGCTGCAGGTGCTCGACGACGGCCGGCTCACGGACGGGCAGGGGCGCACGGTGGACTTCCGGAACGTCATCCTCGTGCTGACGTCCAACCTCGGCTCGCAGCACCTCGTGGACCCGCTGCTCGACCCGGAGCAGCGGCGGGCGGGCGTGATGGAGGCCGTGCGGGCGGCGTTCAAGCCGGAGTTCCTCAACCGGCTCGACGACGTCGTCCTGTTCGACCCGCTGTCGCTCGAGGAGATCACCCGGATCGTGGACCTGCAGGTCGCGTCGCTCGCGGCGCGGCTCAAGGACCGCCGGCTCACGCTCGACGTCGACCCGGCCGCCCGCGAGTGGCTGGCGATCGAGGGCTTCGACCCGGCGTACGGCGCCCGGCCGCTGCGCCGCCTGGTGCAGCGCGAGATCGGCGACCGGCTCGCCCGGATGCTGCTCGCCGGCGAGGTGCACGACGGCGACACGGTGCGGGTCACCCGCCCGGCCGACGACACCCCCGGCCTGGTGCTCAGCCGGGCCTGAGCGCCCCGCGCGACGCCCGCCCCGCCCCCGCGGCCGGGCGGGCGTCGTCGCGCCGGGCGACCCTCCCCGTGCGACGATCGAACGCGATGAACGCCGCCCTCGCCGCCCTGACCGCCGCCGCCCCGGGCTCCGGCACGTCCGAGCTGACGGGGCTGGCCGGGTGGGTGGTGAGCGTCGTGGAGGCCCTCGGCCCGGTCGGCGTCGGCCTGCTGGTGGCGCTGGAGAACCTGTTCCCGCCCATCCCGTCCGAGGTCGTGCTGCCGGTTGCCGGGTACGTCGCGAGCCAGGGCGAGATGAACCTGGCCGGTGCGATCGTCGGGGCCACCGCCGGCGCGGTCGCCGGGGCGTGGGCGCTGTACGGGCTCGGCGCCTGGCTCGGCCGGGAGCGGTTGCGCCGGTGGCTGGCGCGGGTCCCGCTGATGGAGGTCGAGGACCTCGACCGGGCCGAGGCGTGGTTCGACCGGCACGGCGGCGCCGCGGTGCTGATCGGCCGGTGCGTGCCCGTCGTGCGCTCGCTCGTGTCCGTCCCGGCCGGGCTGGAGCGGATGCCGCAGACCCGGTTCCTGCTCTACACCGCCGTCGGCAGCGCCGTGTGGAACACCCTGCTCATCGTCGCGGGGTACGTCCTCGGGGCGCAGTGGGAGGACGTCGGCCACTACTCCGACTACATCAACTACGCCGTGTACGCGGCGATCGCGTTCGTGGTGATCCGCTTCGTCTGGACGCGCCTGCGCCGCCGCCGCCTCGCCGCCCGCCCCTGACCGCGCCGGTCCCGGACCGGGCGGCGCCGAGGTCGTCGGTTGCGCCGGTCGGCCGGGTGCGTGACCGACGACCTCGGGCTGGACCGACGACCTCGGCGGGCGGGGCGCCGGGCACTGCTCAGCCGAAGAGCTCGGCCATCGCGGTCGAGTAGAGGTCCGCGCCCTTGATGCGGCTGGTCTCCTCCGCGCCGAGGATGCGGTGCGCGCCCTCCTCGTCCGTCACCTGGGAGGCGCCGCCGCTGCGGCCCAGCGGCAGCACGATCCGCTCCGGCGCCGGCGCGTACGTCGCGGACGGCGCCTCGCCGGCGATCGCGGCGCGGATGTTCTGCGCCACGACGGCTGCGTGGTCCCGGGCCGCGGAGGCGCGCTTGGACTCCGGCACGTCGGTGATGTCGCCGACCGCGTACACCGTCGGGTGCCCGGCCAGGGCGAGCGTCGGGTCGACCCGCACCTCGCCGAGCCCGTTGCGCGCGTCCGCGAGGTCGCCGGCCAGGTAGTCGCTCGCCGGCAGGTTGCCGTAGCAGCGGAACCACATCTGCGCCTCGATGCGCTCGCCGGCCTCGGTCTCGACGGCGAACGGCTCGTGGACGCCCACGTCGACCGGCGGCAGGTAGCCGAGCCGCGAGCCGAACACGAACCGGACGTCCCGGCCGTCGAGCTGCTCGTGCACGGCCGCGCGCAGCTCAGGCAGGTAGTCGCCGCTGGTCAGGGCGTCGTGGGCCTGGTCGACGACCGTGATCGCCAGGTGCGGGTAGGAGTCGAGCAGCTCCCCGACGAGCTCGAGGCCGACCGCGCCGGCGCCGACCACCAGCACGCGCTCGGCCCGCTCCAGGCCCTCGCGCATCCGGGCCAGCCGGGCCTGCGCCACGCGGGTCTCCGCCTCGATGAACTTCGCGGGGAAGGGGTAGGACGTCCCGGTCGCGAGGACCAGGTAGTCGGCGTCCAGCGACGTGCCGTCCCCGAGCTGCACGCCCGCGGAGGTCGCCCGCTCGACGCGCTGCTGCACGACCCGCCCGCGCTCGAGCAGCCGGTCGTACGGGAAGAAGACCCGGGACTCCCACACCGGGTCGACCGCCGCGCGCAGCGCGGCCGACGCGTGGACGAAGGCGTCCTTCGGCTCGACCAGCACCACCTCGGCCACGTCGTCCAGCAGGGAGGCGACGCGCGCCCCGCCGTACCCGCCCCCGACCACGACGACCCGCGGTGCTGCCATGTCCGTGCCTCCCTCGCCCGTCCGGCCGCGCCCCTCGCGGACCGGTGCGTCCACCCTCTCACCTGGGCCGTCGCGGCGTCCGGGACCCACGGCCCGCCGCGCGCTGTGATGCCCGCCGCACCGGACGCCGCAGGCCCGACGCGCCGGGTGCGCGACGGGCCTGCGGGGACGGCCGAGGCCTCAGGCGGTCCGGGACCGCGCGACCAGGGCGTCGAGCCCGTCGAGGTCGAAGCCGCCCATCCCGAAGCTCGCGACCACGCGCATCGGCATGTCGCCCATCATCGCGAGCATGGTGGCGTCGAGCCGGGCCGTGGCCTCGCCGAACGCCGACCCGAGCAGCTCCTTGCCGACCGGGTGCGCCAGCCACTCGTTCACGGTGCCGTCGGCGGTGAGGTCGCCCCACAGCGGCTCCCCGGCGACGGCGACCTCGGCGGTGCCCCGGATGTCCCGCGAGGAGGCGCCGACCTCGACGACCGTGCGGCCGCCGCCGACGACCCAGCGGCGCAGCCCCGGGTGCCAGTACGACAGGTCGCGCGCGCCGAGCGTGAACGTCAGCGTCCGGGAGGCGCCCGGCTCCAGCGTCACCTTGGCGAACGCCTTGAGCTCGCGGACGGGCCGCAGCACGGCCGCCTCCGGGTCGCCGACGTACACCTGGACGGTCTCGGCGCCGGCGCGCGCGCCCGTGTTGGTCACGGTGACGCGCACCTCGACCGACGACCCCGCGCCCTCGCCCGACACCGTCGCCGCGACGTCGGAGTAGCCGAACGTCGTGTACGACAGGCCGTGGCCGAACGGGTAGGCGACGTCGACCAGGCGGGTGTCGTACCAGCGGTAGCCGATCAGCACGCCCTCGCCGTACCGGACGTGCCCGTTGTCGCCGGGGAAGTTCCCGAACGCCGGGGTGTCCTCGACGCGGTGCGGGATGGTCTCGGCGAGCTTGCCGGACGGGTTGCGGACGCCGAGCAGCAGGTCCGCGACGGCCGAGCCGCCCGCCTGCCCGCCCAGCCAGGTCTCGAGCACCGCCGCCGCGGAGTCCTGCCACTCGACGGACACGGCCGAGCCGTTCGCCAGCACGACGACGACCCGGTCGTTCACCTCGGCCACGGCGCGCAGGACGGCGAGCTGGTTCGCCGGCAGGCCGAGGTGCGTGCGGTCGTAGCCCTCGGACTCGTCCGGGGCGGGCAGGCCGAGGAACAGCAGCACGGTCCCGGCGCCGCGGGCGGCGGCCACGGCCTCGGCCAGCAGAGCGGCGTCGTCGGCGTCCTGCGACCCCTCGACCCCGGCGACCGAGAACCCGGCCGTGAACGGCAGGTCCACGCCCGTGACGGTGCGCAGCGCGGTGAGCGCGTCGTCCAGACGGGTCGGGTTCACCTGCGAGGAGCCGGCGCCCTGGTAGCGCGGCGTGCGCGCGAACTCCCCGATCACCACGGCCTCCGCGGCGGCTTCCGTGGACAGCGGCAGCACCGGGGCCCCGCCGACCGCGGCGTTCTTGAGCAGCACGGACCCGTCCGCGGCGGCCTCGCGGGCCAGCGCGTGGTGCGCCTCGACGTCGACGGTGCCCGGCTCGGCGAGCGCCGGCTGGGCCTTCGCGATCATCGTCAGCACCCGGCGCACCGCGACGTCGAGCACGGCCTCGTCCAGGGTGCCGTTCTTCACCGCGTCGACGACGAGGGCGTCGGTGCGCCCGCCGGTGGCCGGCATCTCGAGGTCCAGCCCGGCGGCGAGCGCGGCGACCCGGTCGACGACGGCGCCCCAGTCGGACACGACCAGGCCCTCGAAGCCCCACTCGTCACGCAGCACCTCGGTGAGCAGCCAGTGGTCCTGCGACGCGTAGGTGCCGTTGATCCGGTTGTACGAGCACATGACCGTCCACGGCCGGGCGCGCGTGACGACCCGCTCGAAGGCCGGGAAGTAGATCTCGCGCAGGGTCCGCTCGTCGACGTCGGAGGAGACCCGCATGCGGTCGGTCTCCTGGTTGTTCGCGGCGTAGTGCTTGAGCGACGTCCCGACGCCCTCGGACTGGATGCCGGCGACCAGGGCCGCGCCGAGGTCGCCGGCGAGCGCCGGGTCCTCGGAGAGGTACTCGAAGTTCCGCCCGCACAGCGGCGAGCGCTTCATGTTCACGCCGGGGCCGAGCAGCACGGCGACCTCGTTGCCGCGGGTCTCCCGGCCCAGCGCGCGGCCCACGCGGTCGAGCAGGTCGACGTCCCAGGTGGACGCCAGGGCGGCGGCGGGCGGGAAGCAGGTGGCGGGCACGGAGTTCCCGATGCCCAGGTGGTCGGCGCTCTCGGCCTGCTTGCGCAGCCCGTGCGGGCCGTCGGTGACCATGACCTCCGGCACGCCCAGGCGCTCGACGCCCTCGGTGTGCCAGAAGTCGGAGCCGGACGTCAGCGCGGCCTTCTCCTCCAGGGTGAGCTCGGCCAGGACACGCTCGACGTCGAATGCGACGGACATGCGGCACCTCCTCGTGCGATCGGTTGGCGCCAGCCTACCCCCATTGCCGACCGAGTGGTCGGGTTTCCTGAGGTCGCCCCGGCGCTGCGGCGGCCTGTGAGACCCTGGCGCCGGGCACCGGCCGGGTGCCCGCCGTCGGCAGGGGGGCGCGAGATGTCGGTCGAGGTGCAGCGGGGCTACGCCAAGGGGCGCGCGAAGCGGCGCGAGATCATCGACCAGGCGATGGCGATGTTCGGTGAGGCGGGCTACCGCGGGGCGTCGCTCCGCGAGATCGCCGCCCGGTGCGGGATCTCCCACCCGGGGCTGCTGCACCACTTCCCGACCAAGGAGTCGCTGCTGCTCGCGGTGCTCGAGCACCGCGACGAGGTGGACAGCGCCTGGGTCGTCGCGGACGAGGAGGACGCGCTCAGCGGGCTGCGCCGCCTGGTCGACCTGGTCGCCCGGAACGCCGCCCGGCGCGGCATCGTCGAGCTCTACGCGGTGCTGTCCGCGGAGGCCACGTCCGCCGACCACCCCGCGCACGCGTACTTCCAGGAGCGGTACCGCGGGGCGCTCGAGGCCACCGGGACCGCCTACCGCCGCGCCGCCGACGCGGGCGCCCTGCGCGAGGGCGTCGACCCCGCCGTGGCCGGCGTCGAGCTCATCGCGCTCATGGACGGCCTGCAGGTCCAGTGGCTGCTCGACGACGGCCGCACGGACATGGCCGGCGTCGTGCGCGCGCACGTCCAGGCGCACCTGGACGTCCCGCTCTGACCCGGCGCGTCAGCCGCCGGCCTGCGCCGAGCCCGACGCCGGCGCCGGCGGCACGACGAGGCACAGGCCCGTGCGGTCGCCGCGCGCCCACGACGCCTCGGTGGGCGACCACGCCACCATCCGCCGGCCCTCGGCGCGCTCGGCGTCCGTGAGGTCGCACGCCGCCGCGACCCGCTGCGCCGCCGCGTCCGCCCCCGGCCACGGGACGTCGCCGAAGTCGTAGGACGTGACCACCTGGGCGGCGTGCGCGTCGGCGCAGGGGACCACCCGGACCCGGTCGACGCGCCCGTCCGCCGGCAGCTCGCCGAGGCAGTTGCCGGTCACGAGCTGCACGGCGTGCGCGTCGACCGGCGCGGCGACGTCGGCGGCCAGCGGCCGGGTGGCGGCGGCGGTCGCCACGGCCGCGGCGATCGTCGCCAGCCACGCCAGCGTGCCGACGACCCCGAGCACGACGCCCGCGGTCGCGAGGCCCCGGCCGCGGAGCCCGCCCGGCCGGGTGCGCCGCAGCCCCGCGATCCCCAGGCCGAGGGCCACCGGCCCGAGCCCGAGGACGCCGGTCACCAGCGACGCGACCGCGACCCCGTCCGTGCGCGCGGGCGGCGGGGCCCAGCCGGGCGCGTAGTACGGGTCGGGGTAGGCGAACCGGTCGGTCACCGCGGCGCCGCGCCCGCGACCGCGTGCAGCACCGGCCCGAGCACCACGCCGGCGTCCGCGTTCGTCATCCAGCTCGACGAGGTGCTCGAGCCCGCCACCACCGCGACCATGAGGACGAGGAACGCCAGCATGAACGCCGTGACGATCCCTCCGACGACGATCCCGGCGATCGCCAGGCCGCGGCCCTGCGCTCCGGTCCGGCGGATCCGGCGCAGCGCGGCGATGCCCAGGCCCAGGCCGACCGGGGCGGTGAGGTAGACGAGGAAGCTCGAGCACGACAGGACCAGCGACGCGATCGCGAGGCCGTCCGTGGCGGGAGCAGCCGGCGGGGCCCAGGTGCCGTAGGGGGCGTAGGCCACCGGCTGGCCGCCGACGGGGGCGGCGTAGGGGGTGCCGTAGCCGGGCTGGGCGGGGGAGTAGCCCGGCTGGGCGGCGCCGTAGCCCGGCTGCGTGGCGCCGTAGCCGGCGGCGGCGCCACTCGGCGTCGCGCCGTACCCCGGTGCCGCGCCGTACCCCGGCGTCAGGCCGTACCCCGGCGCCGCGTCGTACCCGGAGGTCGCGTGGGAGCCGGGCGCGTCGCCGCCGTACGTGGCCCCGTACCCCGGCGGCGCTCCCTCCGGCGCCCCGTACGGCGACGTCGGGGCGGCGTCGCGGACGGCGTACGGCGAGGCGTCCGCAGGCGGGGCCGGGAGCCGGGCCTCGTACCCCGACGGGGCCGGCGCGGCGGGGGTCGCGGGGGCGTCACCCCAGCCCGACCCGGTGCCGGGCGCGGCGAACGGGCGGTCGGGTCCGGGCGCCGGCGCACCCTGCTCGGGCGAGGTCATGCGCAGAACCTAGCGGAGCGTCGCGGTCGCCGGGGGTCAGGCGGCGTCGGCGACGTCCAGCACGACCGGCACGTGGTCCGAGGGCGCCTTGCCCTTGCGCTCGTTCCGCTCGATGGTGGCGCCGGTGACGCGGACGGCCAGCGCGGGCGACGCCCAGGTGAAGTCGATGCGCATGCCCTCGTTCCGGGGGAACCGGAGCTGCTGGTAGTCCCAGTAGGTGTACGTGTGCTCGGCCGGCACGTGCTCGCGGGACACCTCGGTGTACCCGGCGGCGGCGAACGCGGCGAACGCCTCCCGCTCCGCGGGGGTGACGTGCGTGCGCCCGGCGAACAGGCCGATGTCCCACACGTCGGTGTCGAGCGGCGCGACGTTCCAGTCCCCGACGAGGGCCACGGGCAGCGCGGGGTCCTCCTCGATCCACCGGCCGGCCTCCTGCCGCAGGGCCTCCAGCCAGCGGAGCTTGTAGTCGAAGTGCGGGTCGCCGACCTCGCGCCCGTTCGGGATGTACAGGCTCCACACCCGCACGCCACCGCAGCTCGCCCCGAGCGCGCGCGCCTCGGTCACCGGGTCCTCGCCCCAGCCCGGCTGCCCGGCGAACGCGTGCTCGACGTCCGTGATGCCCACCCGCGACGCGATCGCGACGCCGTTCCACTGGCTGAACCCGCTGGTGACGACCTCGTAGCCCGCGGCCTCGAACGCCTCGCGGGGGAACTGCTCGTCCTTGCACTTCGTCTCCTGCATGGCGAGGACGTCGGTGCCGGAGCGCTCCAGGAAGGCGATCACGCGGTCGACGCGGGTGCGGACGGAGTTCACGTTCCAGGTGGCGAGGCGCATGCCCGGCACGGTACCGGCCGCCCCCGACACGCCCGCAACCGGTCGGCGGGCCCCTCCGGGCGCGTACCCGGCGACAGACCCGCGGCCCCGTCCGTAGGGTGGCGGCATGGGAACCGCACTGATCACGGGCGCCAGCGCCGGCCTGGGGCTCGAGTTCGCGTGGCAGCTCGCCACCGCGCGTCACGACGTCGTCCTGGTGGCCCGGGACGGCGAGAAGCTCGAGCGGCTCGCCGCCCAGCTGCGGGCCGCCGCGGGCGTGCACGCCGAGGTGCTGCCGGCCGACCTGACCGACCGGGCCGACCTCGAGCGGGTGGCCGGGCGGCTGCGCGCCGCCGAGCGTCCGGTCGGCCTGCTGGTGAACAACGCCGGCAACGGCCTCGGGCAGCGGTTCGTCGGCGGCGACCTGGCCCTCGAGGAGGCCTCGCTCGACCTCATGGTCCGCGCGGTGCTCGTCCTCTCGCACGCCGCGGCCGGGGCGATGGTCGAGCGCGGGCGCGGGGCGATCCTCAACGTGGCGTCGATCGCCGCGCTCACGGCGGGCGGCACGTACTCCGCGGCGAAGGCCTGGGTCCGGAGCTTCACCGAGGGCCTGGCCGTCGAGCTCGTCGGCACCGGCGTGACCGCCACCGCGCTGTGCCCGGGCCTGACGCACACGGAGTTCCACGAGCGCGCCGGCCTGAGCGGGGCGGAGTCCTACCCCGAGGTCGCGTGGCTGTCCGCGGACCGCGTCGTCGCGACCGCGCTCGCGGACGTCCGCCGGGGTGCGGTGATCTCGACGCCGAGCCTGCGGTACCAGGTCGCCTCCGGGCTGCTGCGGACCCTGCCGCGGTCGGTGGTGCGCCGGCTCGGCGAGGCCCGGCGCGACCGCGTGGTCGGTCCCTGACCGCGGCTACCCTGGCGGGCGTGACGAACTCCCCGATGTCCCCGACCCCGCGCGAGCAGCTGCGCGACCTGATCGTCGAGCTCGCGGTCGTCCGCGGCCGGGTCACGCTGTCCTCGGGCCGCGAGGCCGACTACTACGTCGACCTGCGCCGCGTGACGCTGCACCACCGCGCCGCCCCGCTCATCGGCCACGTGCTGCTGGACCGGCTGGAGGAGGTCGGGCTGGGCACCGCCGACGTCGAGGCGGTCGGCGGGCTGACGCTCGGCGCCGACCCCGTCGCGACCGCCCTGCTGCACGCCGCGGCGTCCCGGGGGCAGGACCTGGACGCGTTCGTGGTCCGCAAGGAGGCCAAGGCGCACGGCATGCAGCGCCGCATCGAGGGCCCGGACATCGCGGGCCGGCCGGTCGTCGTGCTGGAGGACACCTCCACGACGGGCGGCTCCCCGATCGCGGCGCTCGAGGCGGCCCGCGAGGCCGGTGCCGACGTGCGCGGCGTCGCGGTGATCGTCGACCGGGGCACCGGCGCGCAGGAGAGGATCGAGGCGCTCGGCGTCCCGTACCACTACCTCTACGACCTCGCGGACCTCGGCCTCGCCTGACCTCGCGCCCGCCCGCCGAGATCGGTCCTCCCGCCCCAGATCGGTCGGTACGACGACTGATCTCGGCGCGAACGACCGATCTCGGCGGAGGAGAGGCCGATCCGGGCGCCGGCGGTCGAGCCGGCGGCGCGGTCCGGACGGTCAGACCGCGGCCAGGGTGACGGCGGTGACCGCCAGCGTCGCGACGACCTCGCCCGCCCCGATCACCGCCGGCCGCACCCGGCCGCGGCGCGGCAGCACGGCCGCCCGGAGCAGCAGCGCCCACGCCAGCAGCACGAGGGCCCACCCGGTGGCCCCGCCCGGGCGGCCGAGCGCCGCGAGCACCAGCGCCGCCGCCACGAGGGCGCCGTGGTACCCGGTGGACAGCCGGTAGGTGCCGGGGCGGTCGCGCTCGCGGATCATCGACTTCACGTACGGGACCGTCCCGACCAGGTACGCCGCGAGCAGCCCGGTCGCCGCCCACGCCGCGCCGTCGTCCGCGCCGGGCGGCCACCAGCCGGTCACCGGCTCGCCGAGCCCGGCGGCGACCACGGTCAGCAGCGCCGCCGCCGCGATCGTCACGAGGTCGTTGCCGTACGACCGGTCCTCGCGCCGGGCGGCGTAGCGCAGGCTCAGCCCCAGCAGCACCGCGTACACCGGCGCCCACCGGAGCAGCGCGGGGTGGGTGGCGAGCAGCGTCCCGCCGAGCAGGGCCGTCGCGACGCCGTACCCGACGACCGGGCCCCGGTAGCGCGACCTGCGGCCGGACCGCAGCCACTGGGTCGCCGCGAAGTAGGCGCAGTACGCCGCCAGCCAGGCGACGAGCAGCAGCGCGTGCCACCCGGTCGGCCCGGCGACGAGGGCACCCACCACGGGCGGGGCGACGACCATCGCCCAGGCGCCGTGCTGGTTCGGCACCCAGCCCCGGGGGATCCGGCGGCGCTTCGCGGCGGGGCGCGCGGTCGGGCGGGTCACCCCGGCATCCTCCCCGGGCGCGCGCCCGGGGCGTGGGACCGAGGGCTCAGGCGGGCCCCGCCGCCCACTCGGGCACGCGGTCGACCAGGTCCGCGATCGAGTCGAGCACCTGCGTCGGCCGGAACGGGTACCGCTGGACGTCCTCGGGCCGGGTCGAGCCGGTGAGCACGAGGAACGTCCGCAGACCCGCCTCGATGCCCGCCACGACGTCGGTGTCCATCCGGTCGCCGACCATCGCGGTGGTCT contains:
- a CDS encoding YwiC-like family protein codes for the protein MTRPTARPAAKRRRIPRGWVPNQHGAWAMVVAPPVVGALVAGPTGWHALLLVAWLAAYCAYFAATQWLRSGRRSRYRGPVVGYGVATALLGGTLLATHPALLRWAPVYAVLLGLSLRYAARREDRSYGNDLVTIAAAALLTVVAAGLGEPVTGWWPPGADDGAAWAATGLLAAYLVGTVPYVKSMIRERDRPGTYRLSTGYHGALVAAALVLAALGRPGGATGWALVLLAWALLLRAAVLPRRGRVRPAVIGAGEVVATLAVTAVTLAAV
- a CDS encoding SDR family NAD(P)-dependent oxidoreductase; this encodes MGTALITGASAGLGLEFAWQLATARHDVVLVARDGEKLERLAAQLRAAAGVHAEVLPADLTDRADLERVAGRLRAAERPVGLLVNNAGNGLGQRFVGGDLALEEASLDLMVRAVLVLSHAAAGAMVERGRGAILNVASIAALTAGGTYSAAKAWVRSFTEGLAVELVGTGVTATALCPGLTHTEFHERAGLSGAESYPEVAWLSADRVVATALADVRRGAVISTPSLRYQVASGLLRTLPRSVVRRLGEARRDRVVGP
- the pyrE gene encoding orotate phosphoribosyltransferase is translated as MSPTPREQLRDLIVELAVVRGRVTLSSGREADYYVDLRRVTLHHRAAPLIGHVLLDRLEEVGLGTADVEAVGGLTLGADPVATALLHAAASRGQDLDAFVVRKEAKAHGMQRRIEGPDIAGRPVVVLEDTSTTGGSPIAALEAAREAGADVRGVAVIVDRGTGAQERIEALGVPYHYLYDLADLGLA